In Epinephelus moara isolate mb chromosome 20, YSFRI_EMoa_1.0, whole genome shotgun sequence, the genomic stretch cgcagttacaacagcagctcgtttgggggcggtattgcccgaaacaaGCACTGACCAGGAAGGAAAAAAGCACGAGGAATGAGGAAAACCTGGCTCATTGATTGGCCAGGACTGAAAATGGAAATCCATTGTGGGTAGCCACAAGCAACTGCGATatatagtcctctgaccatgTATCAATAagcgcctgcacctcctcactactccacgtctgctcacgagacattttccaactttttctttttttttttacctctgcttctcgCGGTTCatgctgttggctttgtttttttttctacccaaaatgcactgcgcccTACGTCACTTCCTATCTTTGGttcccttcctctctttggttcactggatAGTCCCTTTGCATTTCCaactgtaagcgaaccgcaccagggttcacttgcaagtgaactgaGACCCAGAGTTTTCAAGCAGGCCAGGGTTCGCTTGTTTTGGAGTttgaatgagcgttcacaccactccaaatgaacTGAACTATCCGTGGAACCGGACCAGGGTTaatttaaagcggaccaaataacGCCAGTGTGACTGCATCCTCACTCCCGGGATCCCTCCTGCATTCCTGCCTTCGAACAACACATCCATCATCACACTCACGATGATGGATGATTGAGATcttccatcccttcatccctcatcccttcttTCCTCACTCTTCATCCCTTGATCCTCATCCTGCCATCCCTAACCGTTCATCCATTCGTCCCTCGACCCGTCATCCCTCGACCCTTATCCCTTCGTCCGTCATCCCCAACCCTTTCCCTTATTCCTctaccctcatcccttcatcgtACATCCTATCATCCCTCAATCCTTATCCTTTCATTCTCTCAGCCCTCAATCCATCATCTGCAATAAACCATCCAAAATCTTTATCTTATCGGTGTGATCTTTGTTAGTGAAAGATATCCCTCTTTCACAGATCACTGACAACTGATATTTCTCCTGGTGTGAATCAGATCTGGGTCTGAACTTAGTGTTAAATCAGCAAATATTTCTAGGGTTTGTTTGATGCTTTCTTGGGTGGGCTTACCTCAACCAACAATTCAGTGTGTCCCGGTGAGCTTCAAATTCCCCATAAGACTTTTGTAAGCTGGTGTAGAGAGTGTTGATGGGTCAAAAAAATCACCTGAGACCACTTGAATTGTCCTGACACAGCAAACCCTGCATGTGAAAGCACCTCAAACTATTTGCTACCAACATGTGACCCTTGTCTGattgacatactgtatatacatcaGGGCTATTCCCTATACATACGCGGGACTGTCTCCGTGGCCACTGACGGGCTCACACTGAGTTTGACCTTAGGTTTGGCTTTCTTAACAACCTTCGGCTTCTTGCTGATGAGTTCGGGTTTCTTCAggattgttttgtatttctttgctACCTTAACGCTCCTGGTGGACCTCCTTGCTACAAAAATGCAAACCATTTAAAGCATAGTAGAAAACACATATCTCGTAGAACATGACTTCAGACTTTGTGAATAAGTCATTTGAACAGAACAACAGGAAGAACCATTTTGCAAAAAACTTGCAAAAATCTTattaaggaatacttcaacccccAAAACAGCCATTTGTATTTTAGCAAAATGTTTCACTCCTCCTTTAACATTGTTGGAAAGTTCTTCACTCACCACTAAAAGAGGAGTTGCAGCGAGCAGCACAAACCAGCTTTAAAACCTGAGACTGCATTAATGTATTAATGAGTGCATTAATGTAAATGCTGCTGAGCTGATGTTTTTGGCTGTGGATGTTCACATAGATAAATCCATAGTAACATGATTATTGCTTGCTGCCCTGCACTTTAGTTACATGTTTGTAGTTGGCCAGACTAAGGTTTATAACTATCATTTATGGAGTACCTCATCTCTACTTACCGGCCActtcattaggtacaccttgctagtaccaggttggaccccttttgcctccagaactgccttaattcttggtgacatagattcaacaaggcgctggaaacattcctcagagatctTGGTctatattgacatgatagcatcacacagttgctgcagatttgNNNNNNNNNNNNNNNNNNNNNNNNNNNNNNNNNtgccttcagaactgccttaattcttggtgtcatagattcaacaaggtgctggaaacattcctcagagattttggtccatattgacatgatgacatcacacaattgctgcagatttgtcggctgcacatccatgatgagaatctcccgttccaNNNNNNNNNNNNNNNNNNNNNNNNNNNNNNNNNNNNNNNNNNNNNNNNNNNNNNNNNNNNNNNNNNNNNNNNNNNNNNNNNNNNNNNNNNNNNNNNNNNNNNNNNNNNNNNNNNNNNNNNNNNNNNNNNNNNNNNNNNNNNNNNNNNNNNNNNNNNNNNNNNNNNNNNNNNNNNNNNNNNNNNNNNNNNNNNNNNNNNNNNNNNNNNNNNNNNNNNNNNNNNNNNNNNNNNNNNNNNNNNNNNNNNNNNNNNNNNNNNNNNNNNNNNNNNNNNNNNNNNNNNNNNNNNNNNNNNNNNNNNNNNNNNNNNNNNNNNNNNNNNNNNNNNNNNNNNNNNNNNNNNNNNNNNNNNNNNNNNNNNNNNNNNNNNNNNNNNNNNNNNNNNNNNNNNNNNNNNNNNNNNNNNNNNNNNNNNNNNNNNNNNNNNNNNNNNNNNNNNNNNNNNNNNNNNNNNNNNNNNNNNNNNNNNNNNNNNNNNNNNNNNNNNNNNNNNNNNNNNNNNNNNNNNNNNNNNNNNNNNNNNNNNNNNNNNNNNNNNNNNNNNNNNNNNNNNNNNNNNNNNNNNNNNNNNNNNNNNNNNNNNNNNNNNNNNNNNNNNNNNNNNNNNNNNNNNNNNNNNNNNNNNNNNNNNNNNNNNNNNNNNNNNNNNNNNNNNNNNNNNNNNNNNNNNNNNNNNNNNNNNNNNNNNNNNNNNNNNNNNNNNNNNNNNNNNNNNNNNNNNNNNNNNNNNNNNNNNNNNNNNNNNNNNNNNNNNNNNNNNNNNNNNNNNNNNNNNNNNNNNNNNNNNNNNNNNNNNNNNNNNNNNNNNNNNNNNNNNNNNNNNNNNNNNNNNNNNNNNNNNNNNNNNNNNNNNNNNNNNNNNNNNNNNNNNNNNNNNNNNNNNNNNNNNNNNNNNNNNNNNNNNNNNNNNNNNNNNNNNNNNNNNNNNNNNNNNNNNNNNNNNNNNNNNNNNNNNNNNNNNNNNNNNNNNNNNNNNNNNNNNNNNNNNNNNNNNNNNNNNNNNNNNNNNNNNNNNNNNNNNNNNNNNNNNNNNNNNNNNNNNNNNNNNNNNNNNNNNNNNNNNNNNNNNNNNNNNNNNNNNNNNNNNNNNNNNNNNNNNNNNNNNNNNNNNNNNNNNNNNNNNNNNNNNNNNNNNNNNNNNNNNNNNNNNNNNNNNNNNNNNNNNNNNNNNNNNNNNNNNNNNNNNNNNNNNNNNNNNNNNNNNNNNNNNNNNNNNNNNNNNNNNNNNNNNNNNNNNNNNNNNNNNNNNNNNNNNNNNNNNNNNNNNNNNNNNNNNNNNNNNNNNNNNNNNNNNNNNNNNNNNNNNNNNNNNNNNNNNNNNNNNNNNNNNNNNNNNNNNNNNNNNNNNNNNNNNNNNNNNNNNNNNNNNNNNNNNNNNNNNNNNNNNNNNNNNNNNNNNNNNNNNNNNNNNNNNNNNNNNNNNNNNNNNNNNNNNNNNNNNNNNNNNNNNNNNNNNNNNNNNNNNNNNNNNNNNNNNNNNNNNNNNNNNNNNNNNNNNNNNNNNNNNNNNNNNNNNNNNNNNNNNNNNNNNNNNNNNNNNNNNNNNNNNNNNNNNNNNNNNNNNNNNNNNNNNNNNNNNNNNNNNNNNNNNNNNNNNNNNNNNNNNNNNNNNNNNNNNNNNNNNNNNNNNNNNNNNNNNNNNNNNNNNNNNNNNNNNNNNNNNNNNNNNNNNNNNNNNNNNNNNNNNNNNNNNNNNNNNNNNNNNNNNNNNNNNNNNNNNNNNNNNNNNNNNNNNNNNNNNNNNNNNNNNNNNNNNNNNNNNNNNNNNNNNNNNNNNNNNNNNNNNNNNNNNNNNNNNNNNNNNNNNNNNNNNNNNNNNNNNAAACCAGTTCTGCTAAAAGCTTTCCTGTGTTGTTCTGCCTGACATGAACTGTGTCCCTCCTGTTTTAAAGACCAGCAGCAGTTTCCAGGAGTTGGTGCTGGTGGAGAACACCAGACTCAGTGAGCAGTATTTCTCTGCTGTGCAGAAGTTTGTGGTGTTCGACCTCGGCTTGACTCTGCTGCCAGTCAGCGGGCAGACTGAGGCCTCGCAGCTCATCGCTCAGATCGTGAGTAAcgaagacaaaacaataaaccTGTAATTCATGTGATGCCGTGATGCCAGTCCACGTGTGccatgggattttgtgataacaacacattattattgcaatagtcaactgggcctatacaaaaagttatgaatgcatttttattgtatgttgcgcacacccatttcctaataaagaggcaaactttAATTTGTCTGGTTGTGCCCTCCAGTGGAACCATCCAGTAACACTCTTAGTATATAGGCAAGTGAATACTTTATATATGATGCAGCCAGTCAACTACGTGAACGTGTGGCTAAAAAGTAACAATATCTCCATCTCAAAAGGCAGAAAGCTCTCGTAGCACTACGCCTTGTTGTCTGATGCTGAGTTTTCAACCTCCAGGTTCACGGGGAGGGCAGAGAGAACCCCTTCAGGAGGAGGAGTTCGTCTCGGCTGTTGGACCCGCTGGTCCTGGCGCTGGTGCAGCATGTCCCCGGGGTCGGCAGGGTCAAAGCTATGGCCCTGCTGCAACAATTCTCCAGCATCCAACAGCTCTGCAACGCCACCCCCGCCGAGATGGAGCCCATCGTGGGTCAGGCTGCAGCTCAGCAAATCCACAGCTTCTTCCACAAACCCACCGCTGCCGGAACCTGACGGCTCGACTCTGGGTCATTATTTAGATAGGAAGGTTTGGATTTAATGGTGATGCAGCAGCTCTTTGGCTCACATCATTAACTCTTCTgtacaaactttaaaaacaatatttatttactgttgtCTGACTGAGATATCTCAGTCTGGACCAAACTGGAGGACCGACAGACAGACATTGCCGTTCACAGATTTGCTCTCTGGCTTTGCTGCTCTGTGTGAcaaattctgttttgttttgttttttgcactcTGCACTTTTGCATCCACAATAAACAAGTGTCAGTCATTTGTAGCATCAGTTGTGCTTTTTTTACCTCTTAAATTCTTTCCTTAGTTTATCAGTAATTACGTTCATCAGTTTTGTttctgactttcaaaataaaaaggtaTTGCAGCTTGATcatagtgatttagatgtcaaagaattacacatatactgtatctttttgtttctttttctgatttgttttattctggAAAAATAGAagatatatttttgttctcacccaCTGCTTCCCCCTGTGTAGATACCCCTTTACCCCTGCTCGTACCCGtgaatgtatatatatatataaatattttcccgttacacagctttttgcagGGTAACCCAAACTGACATCCCTGATGTGAAAGAAAACCCCAACAATGAATACACCATACGTCACCAATAAATTAGAGCTGTATTCAATAGAAAATCTTGGTCGTCTGAAATTCTACGTACTCTTCAATCAATTGATTGGTCGATCAGGAAAAAGATAAGCACGTTATCTCTTGGTTAACTAAATTGGCCACAGTGCACTCTACCTGGTAGATGAGTCcatcaaagtgtttttttcctgtcacagaGCTCAACATCAACACTCGCCCAGGGCAAGTAAACTTTGTGTACAGGCGAGTGGAATGCCACAGGACTGCTGagaaaaatatgacatactGGATACTACAGAAGTTAACTCTGGGGTTAATGATGTCATACAAACGTTACTAAGGAGACTTACTATTTTTAGTCCAGTACGGTAGCCATCCTGCCACTCCAACAAGGGCTCCGGTGTGATAGCATACCTTTCAGTAGCTTTataatccagccttgaactgTGGTGTCTTTTTGGAGACTTAGTGAAAAAAATCCATAGTGACAAAATACAACACTGAATGTCCtctgtgattatttttgttttctgattaaaaatgagagttgaaaaatgtttaactttgggtaaaatgctGCACCTGTCATTGTCACCAGCTGTCCAGCCACAGTGAAGAAAGAGCAGGAGAAAAACCATGAAGACCAACCATTCTGTGATGGTGCCTAACAACAACTGCCATTTCCAGCTGAGAAAGGAAACACACAGCCTTAATTAAGTAACACCAGCGACTGTTCAACCAAAGAGACTTTGATCAGCGAAGAGCATATCGACCAACTGACCAGAACTTCACAGCCCTACAACAAAAATAGATTTATTACAAACGAAAGTGGATCTTTCTGTAGAAAATGAAATGGTTGTTCTACTCAATGATTGACAGCAGAGATGATCAGAGGGGCAGAGTTTTTACCACCATAATTAAGACTGGGGCGGAGGAATGGGTAGAGTTTCTCACTGAAGGAGCAGCCAGTAAAGGAGTAGATAAGAGCTGCAGAATCAACATCATAAAAGGAGACCAGACCCTCCTCATAATCCACAAACACTCCCACCTTCTTAGGCCGAGACTTCAGAGAGAGGTGAACATCAGGGCCAGCACAAGCACAGTACTCATTTTCATTCCTCAAAGATATCGTCCAGTAACCTTTCTGAGGGCTCACTGCGATGTATCCCTTCCTGTTGATTGACCCTCTGGCCACTCCTAAAGTCCACTCAGCCTTCCCTTCAACCTgaacctcaaaataaaatctcccTGAAGTGAAACTCTGCTTTGCTAGGACATTAACACAAGAATCAAATCTCTCTGGGTTGTCTGGGAGAGTCACCTGTACATCACCATCATATACTTGTTTTTTATCATTAGACAGGACAAGAAAGGGATTTGCTGTATCAGGATCAAGTGTCACATCAACTGCATACTGCTGGACCCTCTTCAGCTCAGCTCCAGCAAGCAACTGATTCACAGCTCTCCTCAAAGTTCCCTTATATGAAGGTGGACAGACATTGATTTCTGTCCAGTCCTTGTGAGCGTTCAGGGACAAGAAGCTTTGGAGGAAGTGCAGGTGGTCATAAgagtgtgagagctgcttcaccTCAGCACTTCTCTTCTTCAGTGCAGAGATTTCCTGTTTCAACTCTTTGATGAAGCCTTTagcctgttcctctgtctttgtATGCTTCTCTATGATCGTGTCCATGAACTCGGCCTGGCTTTTCTCAACAGACTCCTTCAGAGcggtgaagacctgaacaccaTCTGCTATCTCACTGCCAGCATCCTTCCAGCTGAGTTCCACTGAGCGTTTGATCTCCTTAATCTTGAGTCGTCTCTTCTGGATCATCTGCTGAATTTCCACCTCTGTCTTCCCCAGCACAACCTTTTTATGCACATATTCTTTCAGAGGAACAACACCATGTGTCTCCTTATCTAAAACCATCCTGAGCATGCAGACACTCATAAAACACACCACATAGAACAGGCAGAGCACCATGGCCTTCAGTTTGGTTCCTGAGTAGACTTCACGGGGAACTTCTCCTGGTTTCTGTTGAGCTGACTGTCTGAACTGAGCAGCCATCTCAGAGATGAACGTGTTGATGTGCAGCTGAGGTCTGGTGTTAAAAACCCTTTTACAGTTAGGACACTGACTTGGGATGTTAATATCCCAGTGTTCAGTGATGCAGGATTTGCAGAAGTTGTGTCCACATGGTATGGTGACTGGGTCAGTGAACACATCCAGACAGATGGAGCACAGGAACTGCAGTGAACACATCCAGACAGATGGAGCACAGGAACTGATGTTCAGTCAGCAGACAGCTGGCAGCAGCCATGTCTACACTCTGAGGACAAAAAGtgtgagaaaacaaaactgtaatcACATATCATTTGATTACTTGCTTTGAAAAGGCTAGACATTTTTATGGGCAATACAAGAAACTGTCGTGaaatctttgtgttttgctCTATAACATAAAAAACAGTTGAACACTTTGGACTACATGCTCAGTCAGACCTAAATAGAGTCCAATAGGAAAATAAGGTCTGTGACAAACACAAGCTTAAgacactttcacattttgttctacaacataaaaaccATCAGTAAATATCCCACATTTTAACTTTGAAGCTTTAATGCATCTTAAAAAAGACcattgctaacaagtggctaaatgagactacagaatgtcatcacaccGAACATGGCTTTAAGGTCTTGTTATGGTGATGACATCAGTTCATGCGATCATAGTGTAGgtcgtttatagcctaacattggCTTTTCACCTCTGGCGActgcattaaagggatagtgcacccaaaaatgaaaattcagccattatctactcacccatatgccgagggaggctcaggtgaagttttagagtcctcacatcacttgcagagatccaaggggagaggaggtagcaacacaactccacctaatggaggctgacggcgccccagattcaaacgtccaaaaacacataattgaaaccacaaaatatctccatactgctcgtccgtagtgatccaagtgtcctgaagccccgacataaaaaggtgtttggaaaaatgtcatttgaactctgtttttagcctcattgtagcctgtagctctgcacctctctgtgcaccgtgctcacgtgtgtgcgcttgcgcaagaccgtgagacatgggcaccgccttcatgtgtgttcacgtgctttcactggtctcctgcgcaagcacacacacatgactgcggtgcccagagaggcagttagagctacaggctacaatgaggctaaaaacagagttcaaatgacatttttccaaacacctttttatgtcggggcttcaggacacttggatcactgcggacgagcagtatgagatattttgtggtttcaattatgtgtttttggacgtttggatctggggcgccgtcagcctccattaggtggagttgtgttgttacctcctctcccctgggatctccgcatgtgttgtgaggactctaaaacttcacctgagcctccatcagcatatgggtgagtagataatggctgaattttcatttttgggtgcactatccctttaatgcttcaataatcatgaaagtggtgtttatttgtgattatCTCGCCAAACAAAACGTTTCATTTGCCACTGACCTTAATTGcggcaataatccaaaatctgaAAAATCTCATAGGCTTTTAGACAAGGGATCCAGGGATACTAACTTCTGTGTGGGCCTGCAGGAAAACGTCATCCCTATGGCACTCTATTGTGATaagaattttttaaagtttgtattATTTTCAATTATTACAATCAATGGATGCAAATCATGATATGATGCATTTTCACAGCCAATATAGACCTATTAATGTATCATTGCTGTTCTAAAGTGCTCTTTGTCGGAGCATAGGCTGATATAAAGTAAGAGTATAAATATCATATACAGTGTATGGGTCAGAGCCAGTCAGGATGAGTTAGACCATTTAGATCCATGACAATGAAACACCTGATTGTACAGACATTGATAAACAGGACTACATTACAGCTGAGGCAGATACCGCAGTAGTGTTAGCATTAGATGACAGAGAGATCACTGCATGCCCCGACAGCTTCAGTGTCAGGTGAGGGAGAGCCAGGTGTGCCTCAACAGTTTGACAGCAGCTGTGACACCACCATTTTGTAATGATAAAAACCTTCAACAGTTACTCAATACAATAATCTTTGTGAGGTGGGGCTGGGGGGTGCATAAAATCTGAATTTTAATTTACAAGGAAGAAACAGGAGGACAAAGGTTAGTAGATTAGCTTTAGCTGAAGCTAGCTGTGACTGCTTTCTGTCTAACTTGAACTAACCAGAGTTCAGTCACTGTGGTTTGGTTTTTACCTCTGTTTTGGTGTTCATGGCAGAATTTACaatttgtttttatcaaaatgacacatttctaTGGCAGATATTCTTCATATGGTAaaacagatgtaaaaaaaataagtaaatcaGATTCTGGTTTTAACTAAATGTTGTCCAAGTATCCCTTCAGTGCATCTTGTCTCTGTAGGACAGTGAACTCACCAGTATTTGTTGTTGGGAAAAACCTGCTGGATTAAGCTGAGAGAGAACCAGAGAGATTTGTCTTCAGTGCTGCTCTGCTGTCCTTCTGACTTTAAGTTTCATTTCAGGAAACGTGACGGTGCAGCTCTCCTCTTTCAATGTTGCTCCACCTCTCAGTGGAGCTATGTGGGGGAGGTTTTGTCTCTGGGACTGGGAAGCAATTATGAAGAATATCAAAAGCACACAGATTATTttccaacaacaaaataaagtctTCCCTTACAagtcagacattttaaagattacaaaatgcaaacaacaacaacaacaaagagcaaTGTTTCCCTCTTTGATGTAGTGATAGGAAAGTAAAAAGCCTCTAGAAACAGAGATCTTGAAGTCTGTCATTCCTTCTGATTTGACCACAGCAGTAGATTAATGAGCCTCTCTGTGATGCTCCTCTTTTAAAAGTAGTTAAAGTTCAATACTTTACAATAGAAGTCTTCTTCAGCTGTAAAGTGTCTGATTTTAGATGGagtttaaaactgtaaaaaacaaacaaaagtagtCAGTCACATCATACAGACTACTTGTGCCAGTCAGATTTAGATTTCGTAGTTCCCCTGTATTGGCATAATCTGCTTCAGCATCAgactgtgtatttatttatcaacaGCATGTCCTCATGTGGCCACAGGCTGCAGTTTGTTATACACTCCACTAGAGGGCGTCCTCAGATTTCACTTATTCTCTACACAGTAGGAGCAGTGGTTAAGTGTTGATATCAGCTGTTCAGACACAACTCAgacattaaagctggggtaggcagttttaatTCCCCTTACCACAAATATCCCGTAATTAACTTTCAGCATATCGAGAGAAAATTAgacttctgctcctcctcttggctctgtttttaggctttagaaaatctagccttTGACGGGAGActctggccaatcacaggtcttTTCAGAGAGATGGTGTTAGTTGTactggctgttctacaaatggaAATGCATGTGCACGTCCCTTTGGCGAACCTGATTCAGTGGTGGAGAATTCTGCaaagaaagttgctattccagcattggcaacaactgcctacactgcaatgCAACTCAGAAAAGGAAGACGGACTTAACAAGaacagagtctgacaataaacaaaataaaatgtgttaatatctgtgaagcatttcagagatgaagagaaaatgttgctaatagtttagccttctgctaactggagccaaaagctcacagctgcagcttcaagttcacatttatgtagctaacgttagctaaggcctcaaatcacagtgtttCCTGACACCCTCCCACTACAGACCGCCTCGCCAGaaggagagtgggcagcagctctggagacggCACTTAAGTCAGGGGCCGCAGCAACCGGAATCCAGCCAGTGCAAATCCCAGCTCCGCAACTGACAACCCAAACTCGCCGCCAGATCAGCAagctttctgttgctgctgtgacacaGGTTAGATTGGGTGCAgccactggccaccagcccactgtgacatCTGTCACTGGTGGGTTGCTGTGATTAAATTCAATCCGCTACAGCCGCCAACTGAAGGTCTGTAGTTTTCTGATGACTGACCAGTCTTGAATCCAGGTAATGTAGTTATTAGAGTAAATTAAATAACATCAATCAGTGTGGTAAAATATGTGTGTTGTAGCAGTAAATAGAAAATGTGACACATCAAGGAAAATATTTTCAGAGCTATAAAAGTGTACTCAGTAGAATGCAGATCATCGTCAGAGAGCTGCCCAAGCTGATGGCAGCAACTCTAATTTCAGCAGATGCGCTGCAGCACATTTCAGGGACTTAAAATACACCCCTTGTCTATTTTTGATGGAGCCACAACATGTTCCGCAGAGCAGATATTTCCTGTTAACAGGtgctgtatgtgaaatataaatacaatatgaaaatgaagattgaatgtatttttattcattaaaacactgccacaaatctttgatccatggaTTCATAAGTGGACTTAGAAcagtattaaagggatagtgcaaccaaaaatgaaaattcagccattatctattcacccatatgccgatggaggctcaggtgaagttttagagtcttcACATACCTTGTGGAGAtcagcggggggagcggctagcatacctaatggcagacggtgCCCCAGagtaacgtccaagaacacaaaattgaaaccacaaagtatctccatactgctcatctgtagtgatccaagtgggctgaagccccgacataaaaagttgtttggaaaaacgtcatatgNTCTGTGGTTACTGCTgtctccctgcggtgcacgtgtcacgtgatgtaaacacgggtaagcaaagctcatgctttcgctggtctcgtgcaagcgcgcacacgtgagcgtggagcacagagaggcagtcagagctacaggctacagtgaggctaaaaacagagttcaaatgacgtttttcgaaacaactttttatgtcggggcttcagcccacttggatcactacagatgagcagtatggagatactttgtggattcaatttgtgttcttggacgttagtctggggcgccgtcagccattaggtgtgctagccgctccccctgccgatctccgcaagggatgtgaggacactaaaacttcaccagggcctccatcggcatatgggtgagtagattatggctgaattttcatttttggattcactatccctttaactatGTCTGTAAGCTACAGAACAACAAAGTGGAAAATAACAATTAACACAATcaatacagacaataaaaagagATCATTTAACTTCCTACTTAATTATGGGAGAAAcacaaatccatccatccatccatccatccatccatccattttcatccgcttatccagggccaggttgcgggggcagcaggccaagcaaagcaccccagatgtccctctcccaagcagtgctttccagctcctcctggccagatgagatatgtaatccctccagtgtgttctggttCTGCCCCGGGGCAGagggcgcccaggaggatcctaatcagatgcccgaaccacctcaactgacccctgtCAACACGAAGCAGCAGCGGCTGTACTCCGAGCTTCCTCCAGACGttcgagctcctcaccctatctctaaggctgagccacCCCACACAAACAAACGCAAATATCAAGGATAAATGACCAAATCA encodes the following:
- the LOC126407521 gene encoding E3 ubiquitin-protein ligase TRIM21-like; translation: MAAASCLLTEHQFLCSICLDVFTDPVTIPCGHNFCKSCITEHWDINIPSQCPNCKRVFNTRPQLHINTFISEMAAQFRQSAQQKPGEVPREVYSGTKLKAMVLCLFYVVCFMSVCMLRMVLDKETHGVVPLKEYVHKKVVLGKTEVEIQQMIQKRRLKIKEIKRSVELSWKDAGSEIADGVQVFTALKESVEKSQAEFMDTIIEKHTKTEEQAKGFIKELKQEISALKKRSAEVKQLSHSYDHLHFLQSFLSLNAHKDWTEINVCPPSYKGTLRRAVNQLLAGAELKRVQQYAVDVTLDPDTANPFLVLSNDKKQVYDGDVQVTLPDNPERFDSCVNVLAKQSFTSGRFYFEVQVEGKAEWTLGVARGSINRKGYIAVSPQKGYWTISLRNENEYCACAGPDVHLSLKSRPKKVGVFVDYEEGLVSFYDVDSAALIYSFTGCSFSEKLYPFLRPSLNYGGKNSAPLIISAVNH